In Geminocystis sp. NIES-3709, a single genomic region encodes these proteins:
- the asnS gene encoding asparagine--tRNA ligase, which yields MTIHSKIIHILRQGKPEENIKIQGWVRTKRELKEFAFIEVNDGSSLANLQVVLNQNLPNYETIVKRLNTGVSLTVEGVLVESPAKGQRIELNANFVEIFGDCDPETYPLQKKRHSFEFLRSIGHLRGRTNTIGAVMRVRNACANAIHQFFQNKGFLWVHTPIITASDCEGAGELFTVSNLNFDKILQNKKEKIDYSEDFFGRQAYLTVSGQLEAEIMAMAFQNVYTFGPTFRAENSNTSRHLAEFWMVEPEIAFCDIEGDQNLAEEFLKYVFKYVLDNCPEDLEFFNQRINQNVLSNAHNIINNEFARITYTEAINLLEKADRAFEYPVEWGIDLQSEHERYLAEQLFKKPVIVTNYPKDIKAFYMRLNNDQKTVAAMDILAPNIGEIIGGSQREERLDILESRITELNIDRDSLWWYLDLRRYGTVPHAGFGLGFERLVQFMTGMENIRDVIPFPRTPMNAEF from the coding sequence ATGACTATTCATAGTAAAATTATTCATATTTTAAGACAAGGCAAACCTGAAGAAAACATCAAAATTCAGGGATGGGTGAGAACAAAAAGAGAATTAAAAGAGTTTGCTTTTATTGAAGTTAATGACGGTTCATCTTTAGCTAATCTACAAGTAGTTTTAAATCAAAATTTACCAAACTATGAAACGATCGTAAAAAGACTAAATACGGGAGTTTCTTTAACGGTAGAAGGTGTTTTAGTCGAATCTCCAGCCAAAGGACAAAGAATCGAATTAAATGCTAATTTTGTCGAAATTTTTGGGGATTGTGATCCTGAAACTTATCCCTTACAAAAAAAACGTCACTCTTTTGAATTTTTAAGATCGATCGGGCATTTAAGAGGAAGAACAAATACGATCGGTGCAGTGATGAGAGTAAGAAATGCTTGTGCAAATGCGATTCATCAATTCTTTCAAAATAAAGGTTTTTTATGGGTACATACTCCCATTATTACAGCGAGTGATTGTGAAGGTGCAGGAGAATTATTTACTGTCAGTAACTTAAACTTTGACAAAATTTTACAGAATAAAAAAGAAAAAATAGACTATTCAGAAGACTTTTTTGGCCGACAGGCTTACTTAACAGTTAGTGGTCAATTAGAAGCAGAAATTATGGCCATGGCGTTTCAAAATGTCTATACTTTTGGCCCTACTTTTAGAGCAGAAAATTCTAATACTTCTCGTCATTTAGCAGAGTTTTGGATGGTAGAACCTGAAATAGCTTTTTGTGATATTGAAGGGGATCAAAATTTAGCAGAAGAATTTTTAAAATATGTCTTTAAATATGTTTTAGATAATTGTCCTGAAGATTTAGAATTTTTTAATCAAAGAATCAATCAAAATGTGTTAAGTAATGCCCATAATATTATTAACAATGAGTTTGCTAGAATTACTTATACTGAAGCTATTAATCTTTTAGAAAAAGCCGATCGAGCTTTTGAATATCCTGTCGAATGGGGCATTGATTTACAATCAGAACATGAAAGATATTTAGCAGAACAATTATTTAAAAAACCAGTAATAGTAACTAATTATCCAAAAGATATTAAAGCCTTTTATATGCGTTTAAATAATGATCAAAAAACCGTTGCCGCTATGGATATTTTAGCACCCAATATAGGAGAAATTATCGGCGGTTCACAAAGAGAAGAAAGGCTCGATATTTTAGAATCTAGAATTACTGAATTAAATATCGATCGAGATAGTTTATGGTGGTATTTAGACTTAAGAAGATATGGTACAGTACCTCATGCTGGATTTGGTTTAGGATTTGAAAGATTAGTCCAATTTATGACGGGAATGGAAAATATTAGAGATGTAATACCTTTTCCTCGCACTCCCATGAATGCAGAATTTTAA
- the cas6 gene encoding CRISPR-associated endoribonuclease Cas6, whose amino-acid sequence MPHSLVIKFTPLSDIPVGYTSGKHLHALFLNLVNSVDRTLAQYFHDSQANKSFTVSPLQVNNSKNDQKLLQWKQEKNIKKSSSCWWRITLLDDSLFSKLTKLWLNLNPEKPYHLGSGELLITNVFASPNSHNWANAYSYQQIYEEASETERTIKLTLATPTAFRHGKYDVFLPTADLVFSSLLRRWQKYSLIPLNDLNFDFLFPSYFNINTEIIIQENTKFIGCIGDINYKILGELDRATIKGINVLADYGFYAGLGRKTTMGFGILKRLS is encoded by the coding sequence ATGCCTCATAGTTTAGTTATAAAATTTACGCCACTTTCTGATATTCCGGTGGGTTATACTTCAGGAAAACATTTACACGCATTATTTTTAAATCTAGTTAATTCAGTCGATCGAACTTTAGCACAATATTTTCATGATTCTCAAGCTAATAAAAGTTTTACAGTGTCCCCTTTACAAGTCAATAACTCAAAAAATGATCAAAAATTATTGCAGTGGAAACAAGAAAAAAATATAAAAAAAAGTTCTTCTTGTTGGTGGAGAATAACCTTATTAGATGATAGTTTATTTAGTAAATTAACGAAATTATGGCTCAATTTAAACCCAGAAAAACCTTATCATTTAGGTAGTGGAGAATTGCTTATTACCAATGTTTTTGCTAGTCCAAATAGTCACAACTGGGCAAATGCTTATAGCTATCAACAAATTTATGAAGAAGCCTCAGAAACTGAACGAACTATTAAGTTAACCTTAGCCACTCCTACAGCTTTTCGTCACGGAAAATATGATGTTTTTTTACCCACTGCGGATTTAGTTTTTTCTAGTTTATTAAGACGTTGGCAAAAATATAGTCTAATTCCTCTTAATGATCTCAATTTTGATTTTTTATTTCCCTCCTATTTTAATATTAATACTGAAATTATTATTCAAGAAAATACTAAATTTATCGGTTGTATTGGAGATATTAATTATAAAATTTTAGGAGAACTAGATCGAGCCACAATTAAAGGTATTAATGTGTTAGCTGACTATGGTTTTTATGCTGGATTAGGAAGAAAAACTACTATGGGTTTTGGCATACTTAAAAGACTTAGTTAA
- the cas4 gene encoding CRISPR-associated protein Cas4, whose product MNDISIAALNHYSYCPHRYWRMFCANEFEDNQYTIEGTNLHERVHTMSNLNLGETWQIRAIWLKSEQYNLIGKADLIEAENGQFYPVEYKRGKKGEWVNDELQVVAQALCLEEMTKTTIDTGYIYYAQTHQRQEVKIDDNLRKDAIVIIKAIQEINHTGKIPKAVYSKKCKGCSLYSACLPIANDKVNRYREEN is encoded by the coding sequence ATGAACGATATATCAATTGCTGCATTAAATCATTATTCTTATTGTCCTCATCGTTATTGGCGGATGTTTTGTGCTAACGAATTTGAAGATAATCAATATACGATCGAAGGTACAAATCTTCATGAAAGAGTCCATACTATGAGTAATTTAAACTTAGGAGAAACATGGCAAATTAGGGCAATTTGGCTTAAGTCTGAACAATATAATCTAATCGGTAAAGCAGATTTAATTGAAGCAGAAAATGGGCAGTTTTATCCCGTAGAATATAAGCGAGGGAAGAAAGGCGAATGGGTAAATGATGAATTACAAGTTGTTGCTCAAGCCTTATGTCTCGAAGAAATGACTAAAACTACGATCGACACTGGTTATATTTATTATGCTCAAACTCATCAACGGCAAGAGGTAAAGATTGATGACAATTTAAGAAAAGATGCGATCGTAATTATTAAAGCAATTCAAGAAATAAATCACACAGGGAAGATACCAAAAGCAGTTTATAGCAAAAAGTGTAAAGGTTGTAGCCTTTATTCTGCTTGTCTGCCGATAGCCAACGACAAAGTCAACCGCTACCGAGAGGAAAATTAA
- a CDS encoding IS5 family transposase: MKQKYHLRNWSEYDQGLKQRGSLTFWISEEALSHWLVTEKSGRKGASYYFSSQAILTFLMIKSLFQLPGRQTEGFLESLFSLMGIDLPVPDHSTVSRRTKKLDVALPLEKTAGSRHVVIDSTGVKVYGEGEWKTRQHGVSKRRTWRKLHLAVDEKTGEILVAEVTTNDCHDSDVLESLLEIIEGEIEQVSTDSAYDKRKCYQAIEERGAKAIIPPQKNAQKWSDMDGDRNKNIERIEEIGRKEWKEESGYHRRSISETTMFRLKTIFGGKVSSRDFDNQAVELFVQCLLLNRMIKIAKPDSYIVNNG, from the coding sequence ATGAAACAAAAATATCATCTGAGAAATTGGTCGGAATATGATCAAGGCTTAAAACAAAGAGGTAGTCTCACATTTTGGATTTCTGAGGAGGCACTATCTCATTGGTTAGTAACAGAAAAATCTGGAAGAAAAGGGGCTAGTTATTACTTTTCCTCTCAGGCAATACTCACTTTTCTCATGATTAAATCTTTGTTTCAATTACCTGGCAGACAAACCGAGGGTTTTCTTGAATCACTTTTTTCCTTGATGGGAATTGATTTACCTGTACCAGATCATAGTACCGTTTCTCGTCGAACAAAAAAACTAGATGTAGCTTTGCCCCTAGAGAAAACCGCCGGTTCACGTCATGTGGTCATTGATTCGACGGGAGTGAAAGTTTATGGGGAGGGGGAATGGAAAACTAGACAGCATGGTGTAAGTAAAAGAAGAACATGGCGAAAATTACATTTAGCAGTAGATGAAAAAACAGGAGAAATTCTAGTAGCGGAGGTAACGACAAATGATTGTCATGACAGTGATGTGCTGGAGAGTTTATTAGAAATCATCGAGGGAGAAATAGAGCAAGTATCCACCGATAGTGCTTACGACAAAAGAAAATGTTATCAAGCAATAGAAGAAAGAGGGGCAAAAGCAATAATACCACCACAAAAAAATGCTCAAAAATGGTCAGATATGGATGGGGACAGAAATAAAAATATTGAAAGAATAGAAGAAATAGGAAGAAAAGAATGGAAAGAAGAAAGTGGCTATCATCGACGTTCTATTTCGGAAACAACAATGTTTAGGTTAAAAACAATATTTGGAGGCAAAGTAAGTAGTCGAGATTTTGACAATCAGGCAGTAGAGTTATTTGTTCAATGTCTGTTGTTAAATAGAATGATAAAAATTGCTAAACCAGATAGCTATATAGTTAATAACGGATAA
- a CDS encoding transposase family protein: MNNYTWIYIQNHPKETKRLLGISYEQLQQLVDYLKFLEDNENKGKEKKKIRINKSGGGRDDKISKEEQIILTLIYLRHHLNFQLLALMFQISESTAHNIFHKWQKFLESALPSSLLEQVKKSEENLEEIQQILTNYELIVDTQEQEIERSLEYEKQKKHYSGKKKMHTFKSQIICLPKAEDIVDVVAGEPGPKADITIGRENADKFDEKQRFSGDKAYVSEPQIKTPKKKPKNGELTQEEKEKNKEISSERIFVEHIIRIIKIFKVMEERFRLKKEKYESVFNTVCGLVRLRIRSLIIKHCKNMKTGAVIDVILTHIFSSKLLFLDFSTE; this comes from the coding sequence ATGAATAACTATACTTGGATTTATATTCAAAATCATCCTAAAGAAACTAAAAGATTATTAGGCATCAGTTACGAACAATTACAGCAATTAGTTGATTACCTGAAATTTCTGGAAGATAATGAAAATAAAGGAAAAGAAAAAAAGAAAATTAGAATCAATAAATCTGGCGGTGGTAGAGATGATAAAATTAGTAAAGAAGAGCAAATTATTTTGACTTTAATTTATCTTCGCCATCATCTTAATTTCCAATTATTGGCACTAATGTTTCAAATTAGTGAAAGTACCGCTCATAATATTTTTCATAAATGGCAAAAATTCTTGGAATCTGCATTACCATCTTCTCTTTTAGAACAAGTAAAAAAGTCCGAAGAAAATCTGGAAGAAATTCAGCAAATATTAACTAATTATGAATTAATTGTAGATACCCAAGAACAAGAAATAGAAAGAAGTTTAGAGTATGAAAAGCAAAAAAAGCATTACTCTGGAAAGAAAAAAATGCATACTTTTAAAAGCCAGATAATTTGTTTACCAAAAGCTGAAGATATTGTCGATGTAGTTGCTGGTGAACCTGGGCCAAAAGCTGACATAACTATTGGTCGAGAAAATGCTGATAAGTTTGATGAAAAACAAAGATTTAGTGGGGACAAAGCATATGTAAGTGAACCGCAAATAAAAACACCGAAAAAGAAGCCTAAAAATGGAGAGTTAACTCAAGAAGAAAAAGAAAAAAATAAAGAAATATCCTCCGAAAGAATTTTTGTAGAACATATAATTAGAATTATCAAAATATTTAAGGTAATGGAAGAAAGATTTAGGCTTAAAAAAGAAAAATATGAATCAGTATTTAATACCGTATGTGGATTGGTAAGATTAAGAATAAGAAGTTTGATAATTAAACATTGTAAAAATATGAAAACAGGAGCAGTGATTGATGTTATTTTAACTCATATTTTTTCCTCAAAATTGCTTTTTCTTGATTTTTCTACAGAATAA
- a CDS encoding TIGR00266 family protein: MDIEILQRPDSSIVKVTMAAQEELMAEAGAMIAMSDFINVSTTLRQGKGGGIMGGLKRMMAGESLFLSVFRCYQPNGEIFLAPRLMGDSIIYEMKGNELIVQSGSYLASSSGVDLDLGFQGLKSFFSGESIFWLSITGYGPVVLSSFGGIYDIDVDGEYIVDTGHIVAFEKTLDFKVTKVGSNWLGSFLGGEGLVCRFFGKGKVYCQTHNQGGFGRVVGSQLPPR, from the coding sequence ATGGATATTGAAATTTTACAACGACCTGATAGTTCGATTGTCAAAGTTACCATGGCCGCCCAGGAAGAATTAATGGCGGAAGCTGGTGCTATGATTGCTATGAGTGATTTTATTAATGTTAGCACTACCCTCAGACAAGGAAAAGGAGGGGGTATTATGGGCGGTTTAAAAAGGATGATGGCAGGAGAATCTTTATTTTTAAGTGTATTTCGTTGCTATCAACCTAACGGTGAGATTTTTCTTGCCCCTCGTCTCATGGGAGATTCGATCATTTATGAAATGAAAGGTAATGAATTAATAGTGCAATCTGGTTCTTATTTAGCCTCCTCTTCTGGAGTGGATTTAGATTTAGGATTTCAAGGATTAAAATCTTTTTTTTCAGGAGAATCCATTTTTTGGCTTAGTATTACAGGTTATGGCCCAGTGGTTTTAAGTTCTTTCGGCGGTATTTATGACATTGATGTAGATGGAGAATATATTGTTGACACAGGACATATTGTGGCTTTTGAAAAAACCTTAGACTTTAAAGTTACTAAAGTGGGAAGTAATTGGCTAGGTTCATTTTTAGGGGGTGAAGGTTTAGTCTGTCGTTTCTTTGGAAAAGGAAAAGTCTATTGTCAAACCCATAACCAAGGTGGTTTTGGTCGTGTAGTGGGTTCACAATTACCACCTCGTTAG
- the cas1 gene encoding CRISPR-associated endonuclease Cas1 codes for MGTIYITQDDAFIGKTDERLQVKADKKQLLDVPFIKIDGLVILGRANFSPAIVSELLTRKIPLSFLTSTGKYLGRLEPELTKNIFIRKAQWAVTENSPKAIHVVNGFIRGKLKNYRNLMMLRNRQEYHQKLESSIEQIQQIIKSLDTKNNVNSLRGLEGG; via the coding sequence ATGGGAACAATTTATATTACTCAAGATGATGCCTTTATTGGTAAAACTGATGAAAGATTACAAGTTAAAGCTGATAAAAAACAATTATTAGACGTACCTTTTATCAAGATAGATGGTCTAGTAATTTTAGGACGAGCAAATTTTTCTCCTGCAATTGTCTCTGAATTATTAACTCGCAAAATACCTCTCAGTTTTTTAACAAGTACTGGGAAATATTTAGGCAGATTAGAACCAGAATTAACTAAAAATATTTTCATCAGAAAAGCTCAATGGGCAGTAACAGAAAATTCTCCAAAAGCTATTCATGTTGTTAACGGATTTATTCGAGGTAAACTAAAAAATTATCGCAACTTAATGATGTTAAGAAATCGTCAAGAGTATCATCAAAAACTAGAAAGCTCGATCGAGCAAATTCAACAAATAATTAAATCTTTAGATACTAAAAATAATGTTAATTCTTTGAGAGGTTTAGAAGGCGGGTAA
- a CDS encoding IS701 family transposase, which yields MKEITSSSMPPCFNRWCEKIDPVLKTKAQKREFRNYLGGLLGDSQRKNITQIAHNNLDITYHKLHHFLTESTWNYDEVNDKRLEIIASCRQTKISRCFSLIIDDSGHRKSGNFTDCVGRQYIGEIGKTDNGNVIVTTHIYDGVRSFPLDVELYEKAENFPEGKDAPQFQKKPDIAFNLIEKCLNRNYCPQIILMDGGYGNNTNLLGKLEKKNLKYIGIIAKNRLVKLVKQDFIESEKTIAEIAKSLPQDSFEKIRIGKNREKTLWVATINIELSALSGIKTVAIVMNADTFENSTDIDYLMTNEIGEKVCGNWIVETYTQRNWIEVFYREIKGWLGLSQYQVRNKRSLMRHFILVFCAYTFIQWHRLTGGLRRQWGNKPLNTFAEALEAFRNAVSFRFFQWLKDNVEVFSLYKASLGFIWA from the coding sequence ATGAAAGAAATTACTTCTTCATCAATGCCCCCATGTTTCAATCGCTGGTGTGAAAAAATAGACCCAGTCTTAAAAACAAAGGCACAAAAACGAGAGTTTAGAAATTATTTGGGCGGTTTATTAGGAGATTCTCAAAGAAAAAATATAACTCAAATTGCCCATAATAATCTTGATATTACTTATCATAAATTACACCATTTCTTAACAGAGTCCACTTGGAATTATGATGAGGTAAATGATAAAAGATTAGAAATTATTGCATCCTGTCGTCAAACAAAAATTAGTCGATGTTTCTCCTTAATTATAGACGATTCAGGTCATCGTAAAAGTGGAAACTTTACTGACTGTGTGGGAAGACAATATATTGGTGAAATTGGCAAAACTGATAATGGTAATGTTATAGTCACTACTCACATTTATGATGGTGTGAGAAGTTTTCCTTTAGACGTTGAATTATATGAAAAAGCCGAAAATTTCCCTGAAGGAAAAGACGCTCCACAATTTCAGAAAAAACCAGACATTGCCTTTAATTTAATTGAAAAATGTTTAAATCGAAATTATTGTCCCCAAATAATTTTAATGGATGGTGGTTATGGAAACAATACTAATTTATTAGGCAAACTAGAAAAAAAGAATTTAAAATATATAGGAATTATTGCTAAAAATAGATTAGTAAAATTGGTAAAACAAGATTTTATCGAGTCTGAAAAAACCATAGCTGAAATAGCAAAATCATTACCCCAAGATAGTTTTGAAAAAATAAGAATAGGAAAAAATCGAGAAAAAACTCTTTGGGTAGCAACGATAAATATTGAATTATCAGCTTTGTCGGGAATAAAAACTGTAGCTATCGTCATGAATGCAGATACTTTTGAAAATTCCACAGATATTGATTATTTAATGACTAATGAAATAGGAGAAAAAGTGTGTGGAAATTGGATAGTAGAAACTTATACACAAAGAAATTGGATAGAAGTATTTTACCGTGAAATCAAGGGATGGTTAGGGTTATCACAATACCAAGTGAGAAATAAAAGAAGTTTAATGAGACATTTTATCTTGGTATTTTGTGCCTACACTTTTATTCAATGGCATCGTTTGACAGGAGGTTTAAGAAGACAATGGGGGAATAAACCGTTAAATACTTTTGCTGAGGCATTGGAAGCGTTTCGTAATGCTGTGTCTTTTCGCTTTTTTCAATGGTTAAAAGACAATGTGGAAGTATTTAGTTTATATAAAGCTAGTTTAGGGTTTATTTGGGCATAA
- a CDS encoding TIGR00266 family protein — MSNQSSIKYRIEHNPSYAFLILELQTNQTVFVEAGAMAAMDSCIEMKSKMRGGLGKSVTRMFGGESLFLSEFTAKKYPGELYLSPGVPGDVRNYYLDGNCSLMIQSSGFVACNPTVEIDTKFQGFKGFFSGESLFLLKATGVGDIWFSSYGAIIEVDVRDSYVVDTGYIVAFEDTLNYNVEMMGGLSFRSLRTGILGGEGLVCRFSGNGKLWLQSRNLYPLLNFLNPFRPVKGD; from the coding sequence ATGTCTAATCAATCATCTATAAAATATCGTATAGAACATAATCCATCTTATGCTTTTTTGATTTTAGAATTACAGACAAATCAAACTGTTTTTGTTGAGGCTGGGGCAATGGCCGCAATGGATTCTTGTATTGAAATGAAGTCGAAAATGCGAGGAGGATTGGGTAAAAGTGTTACGAGAATGTTTGGCGGTGAATCTTTGTTTTTGAGTGAATTTACTGCAAAAAAATATCCCGGAGAATTATACCTTTCTCCCGGAGTACCGGGTGATGTAAGAAATTATTATTTGGATGGAAATTGTAGCTTAATGATTCAATCATCGGGCTTTGTTGCTTGTAATCCAACAGTAGAAATTGACACAAAATTTCAAGGTTTTAAAGGGTTTTTTAGTGGAGAATCTTTATTTTTATTAAAAGCTACTGGTGTTGGTGATATTTGGTTTAGTTCCTATGGTGCTATTATTGAAGTAGATGTGAGAGATAGTTATGTGGTAGATACTGGTTATATCGTTGCTTTTGAAGATACTCTTAACTATAATGTTGAGATGATGGGGGGTTTATCTTTTCGTAGTTTGCGCACTGGAATTTTGGGCGGTGAGGGCTTAGTTTGTCGTTTTAGTGGGAATGGTAAATTATGGTTACAGTCTCGCAATTTATATCCTTTACTGAATTTTTTAAATCCTTTTAGACCTGTTAAAGGCGATTAG
- the clpS gene encoding ATP-dependent Clp protease adapter ClpS, which translates to MTPTVLESTIIAPTKSSQVIRKPYPNFKVIVLNDDFNTFDHVANCLLKYIPNMTQDLAWELTNQVHFDGQALVWSGPLEQAELYHQQLRREGLTMAPLEEA; encoded by the coding sequence ATGACTCCAACGGTTTTAGAAAGTACAATTATTGCTCCTACTAAATCCAGTCAAGTTATTCGCAAACCTTATCCTAATTTTAAAGTAATTGTCCTAAATGACGATTTTAATACTTTTGATCATGTGGCGAATTGTTTGCTGAAATATATCCCTAACATGACTCAAGATTTAGCATGGGAATTAACAAATCAAGTACATTTTGACGGACAAGCCTTAGTATGGAGTGGCCCGTTAGAACAAGCAGAGTTATATCATCAACAATTAAGACGGGAAGGTTTAACGATGGCACCTTTGGAGGAAGCATGA
- a CDS encoding Uma2 family endonuclease, whose translation MQTILKQSLTLLEFLALPNDDYTHELIEGEAVPKMSPKRFHSRVTLALSFLLEEWNQKQENKGEIGIEWAIVLKRKGKDWCPVPDLLYISNERLKQVPFEDVACKIPPELVIEIISPEQSFSNLSEKAVDYLNAGVDRVWIIDSKVKKVTIFYPDSPPQTKSNNDSLTDNFLHNLTLTPQQIFTNSGLL comes from the coding sequence ATGCAAACTATATTGAAACAATCACTGACTTTATTAGAATTTTTAGCTTTACCTAATGACGATTATACCCATGAATTAATAGAAGGAGAAGCAGTACCTAAAATGTCCCCAAAACGTTTTCATTCTCGTGTTACTTTAGCCCTATCTTTTTTATTAGAAGAATGGAATCAAAAGCAAGAAAATAAAGGAGAAATTGGTATTGAATGGGCGATCGTACTAAAAAGAAAAGGTAAAGATTGGTGTCCTGTACCTGATTTATTATACATCTCAAATGAACGTTTAAAACAAGTACCTTTTGAAGATGTTGCCTGTAAAATTCCCCCTGAATTAGTCATAGAAATTATCTCCCCTGAACAATCTTTTAGTAATCTCAGTGAAAAGGCCGTTGACTATCTAAATGCTGGAGTCGATCGAGTTTGGATTATTGATTCAAAAGTAAAAAAAGTGACTATTTTTTATCCTGATTCCCCTCCTCAAACGAAGAGCAATAATGATAGTTTAACAGATAATTTTTTACATAATTTAACTTTAACTCCTCAACAAATTTTTACTAATTCTGGTTTACTTTAA
- a CDS encoding WYL domain-containing protein: protein MSNEFEGWRKAIDFHLSEQKPFLLIYENKDKEQEIFNVCYGEIRFHEKRFYLDAWCEEVNPTHEFPELTHNRCFRLDKVKNILKSNSRWRKKGFDFIEVTLNFYGNMIKAYESKLEDITVITEDDRKSDKLVIVRKVSNPFWLIGEVLPYGRNCEIIHPPEVRHKFIKEINIITNMYKDGEAV, encoded by the coding sequence ATTAGTAATGAGTTTGAAGGGTGGCGAAAAGCCATCGATTTTCATTTAAGCGAACAAAAACCCTTTCTATTAATTTATGAAAATAAAGACAAAGAGCAAGAAATTTTTAATGTTTGCTATGGTGAAATCCGATTCCACGAAAAAAGATTTTATTTAGACGCATGGTGTGAAGAAGTTAATCCAACCCATGAGTTTCCCGAATTAACTCATAATCGGTGTTTTCGATTGGACAAAGTTAAAAATATTCTCAAATCTAATAGCCGTTGGCGAAAAAAAGGTTTCGATTTTATTGAAGTTACTTTAAATTTTTACGGTAATATGATTAAAGCTTATGAGTCAAAATTAGAAGATATAACAGTTATCACAGAAGACGATCGAAAAAGCGATAAATTAGTAATAGTCAGAAAAGTTAGTAATCCTTTTTGGTTGATTGGAGAAGTATTACCCTATGGAAGAAATTGTGAAATCATTCATCCTCCAGAAGTTAGACATAAATTTATAAAGGAAATTAACATTATTACCAATATGTATAAGGATGGAGAAGCAGTTTAG
- a CDS encoding TIGR00266 family protein yields MKYKIEYRPAFATIFVTLEPGERIIAEAGAMVSMDADVFMSTQFSGGLIPALMRKFFGGESLFVNVFHNKTRQPLNVVLSQSVIGDIEVLKLEGKTVCLQPGAYIAHAGGAKMGVRWAGFASWFAGEGLFKLQFSGKGRVLFGSYGGITKKEISGEFIVDNSHLVAYDSSIQMNIALSGNILASLTSGEGFVNKLKGRGTIYLQSRSVSGLVGFLRPKVR; encoded by the coding sequence ATGAAATATAAAATTGAATATCGTCCCGCTTTTGCGACTATTTTTGTAACTTTAGAACCAGGTGAGAGAATTATAGCTGAAGCAGGGGCAATGGTAAGTATGGATGCAGATGTTTTCATGAGTACACAATTTTCAGGAGGGTTAATTCCAGCCCTAATGCGGAAATTTTTTGGCGGAGAATCTTTGTTTGTCAATGTTTTTCACAATAAAACCCGTCAACCTTTAAATGTCGTTTTAAGTCAGTCTGTCATTGGAGACATTGAAGTCCTAAAACTCGAAGGAAAAACCGTTTGCCTACAACCGGGCGCTTATATTGCCCATGCAGGAGGTGCAAAAATGGGAGTGAGATGGGCAGGTTTTGCCAGTTGGTTTGCCGGAGAAGGTCTATTCAAATTACAATTTAGTGGTAAAGGACGAGTTTTGTTTGGTAGTTATGGGGGGATTACCAAAAAAGAAATTAGCGGAGAATTTATTGTTGATAATAGTCATCTTGTGGCCTACGATTCTAGTATTCAAATGAATATTGCCTTATCTGGGAATATCCTAGCCTCTCTCACTTCTGGGGAAGGTTTTGTTAATAAATTAAAGGGTAGAGGTACTATTTATCTTCAATCTCGTAGTGTTAGTGGTTTAGTCGGCTTTTTACGTCCTAAAGTACGTTAA
- a CDS encoding DUF2103 domain-containing protein — MSKSSDGRIVWNHSTHLDGLIPILEKLVIYDGIKTVTPAVLSRSRSHSPHMKLKVSVPIRGGYKLIARCGKSVQEVFIITTLTQNELESIIAEII; from the coding sequence ATGAGTAAATCATCGGATGGTAGAATCGTTTGGAATCACTCCACCCACCTTGATGGCTTAATTCCTATTTTAGAAAAACTTGTCATTTATGATGGCATCAAAACTGTTACTCCTGCTGTTTTGAGTCGATCTCGTAGTCATTCCCCCCACATGAAACTAAAGGTTTCCGTACCAATTAGGGGAGGTTATAAACTCATTGCTAGATGTGGAAAAAGTGTTCAAGAAGTTTTTATCATTACCACATTAACTCAAAATGAATTAGAAAGTATTATTGCAGAAATTATTTAG